From a region of the Cucumis sativus cultivar 9930 chromosome 6, Cucumber_9930_V3, whole genome shotgun sequence genome:
- the LOC101206855 gene encoding UPF0481 protein At3g47200, translated as MAEAEENQMLLPIYCRSTDHKDQLPIMDNAVVVEVKDNLKKLLMKSVAVEKLGSSGKTIKPSIYKIPNFIKDVHKEAYMPHMVSFGPYHHGEKNLAPMEQEKLKVFRHLVDVKGVDYESIVRNVSNILEDLYGEYDDLDEGWWKDNAGSAEFMKMMIIDGCFMLVFFSNDEGYKSLITLKSDIKRDILLLENQLPFQLLKLLYEILPIRKDQNTTLTSLISNLLFVEKDELAIVEKKHILHMYRASLLYPSTLSYPNMDEIKKNNKDDKFGLKCQLIPQATLLREAGIRFRKSENKSLENVSFEKGVLKLPLLIVDDNTETNLLNVMAFEKLHDVGSQVTSFVVLMNNLIDIDKDVELLSNDNIIANALGNNEEAANLFSVLGKGVSLDLGSNNLTEVHQLVNIHCDDSWNRWWANLKHTYFQNPWAIISFFGAIFGFAILIVQAVYQIVDFHTK; from the exons atggCGGAGGCGGAAGAGAATCAGATGCTGCTGCCCATCTATTGCAGATCAACTGATCATAAAGATCAATTACCAATAATGGACAATGCCGTGGTAGTTGAAGTCAAAGACAATCTGAAGAAACTGCTGATGAAATCAGTAGCTGTGGAGAAGTTGGGATCATCAGGAAAAACCATCAAACCTTCGATTTACAAAATACCAAACTTCATTAAAGATGTCCATAAGGAAGCGTACATGCCACACATGGTTTCGTTTGGGCCGTACCATCATGGGGAAAAAAATTTGGCTCCAATGGAACAGGAAAAACTGAAAGTGTTTCGGCATCTCGTAGACGTCAAAGGAGTCGATTACGAGTCGATTGTGAGAAATGTGTCGAACATTTTGGAAGATCTGTATGGAGAATATGATGACCTTGATGAGGGTTGGTGGAAGGATAATGCTGGCAGTGCTGAGTTCATGAAGATGATGATTATAGATGGGTGTTTCATGCTGGTTTTCTTCTCGAACGATGAAGGTTACAAGTCGCTAATTACTTTGAAATCAGATATAAAGCGAGACATTTTACTGCTTGAGAATCAGCTGCCTTTCCAGCTTCTTAAGCTGTTGTATGAAATATTACCAATTAGAAAG GATCAAAATACAACTTTGACTTCACTTATAAGCAACTTATTGTTTGTCGAGAAAGATGAGCTAGCGATAGTGGAAAAGAAGCACATTTTACATATGTATAGAGCGTCATTATTGTATCCATCTACTCTAAGCTATCCCAATATggatgaaataaagaaaaataacaaggACGACAAATTCGGGCTAAAGTGTCAACTCATTCCACAGGCAACACTACTTCGCGAAGCTGGAATAAGATTTCgaaaaagtgaaaacaaaAGCCTTGAAAACGTGAGTTTTGAAAAAGGCGTGTTGAAACTGCCACTTCTAATTGTAGATGATAATACCGAAACAAATTTACTAAATGTGATGGCATTTGAGAAACTCCATGACGTTGGAAGTCAAGTGACATCTTTTGTAGTGTTGATGAATAATTTGATCGACATTGATAAAGATGTCGAGCTATTGTCGAATGATAATATAATAGCCAATGCACTTGGGAACAATGAAGAAGCGGCGAATTTGTTTAGTGTACTTGGGAAAGGAGTGTCTCTGGATTTGGGGAGCAATAATTTAACAGAAGTGCATCAATTGGTGAATATACATTGTGATGATTCATGGAATAGATGGTGGGCTAATCTTAAACACACTTACTTTCAAAACCCATGGGCTATTATCTCATTCTTTGGTGCTATTTTTGGTTTCGCTATCCTTATTGTTCAAGCCGTCTACCAAATTGTTGACTTCCacacaaaatag
- the LOC116404449 gene encoding UPF0481 protein At3g47200-like: protein MAEAEENQMLLPIYCRSTDHKDQLPIMDNAVVVEVKDNLKKLLMKSVAVEKLGSSGKTIKPSIYKIPNFIKDVHKEAYMPHMVSFGPYHHGEKNLAPMEQEKLKVFRHLVDVKGVDYESIVSDVSNILEDLYGAYDDLDEDWWKDNAGSAKFMKMMIIDGCFMLVFLSNDEGCRSLITLKSDIKRDILLLENQLPFQLLKLLYEILPIRKDQNTTLTSLISNLLFVEKDELAIVEKKHILHMYRASLLYPPTLNYPIRDEIKENNKDDEFGLKCQIIPQATLLREVGIRFQKSKNKSLENVSFEKGVLTLPSLIVDDNTKTNLLNVMAFEKLHDEVGSQVTSFVVLMHNLIRIDKDVQLLSNGNINIIANAFMNDRDAVNLFSALGKGVYMETNNLTKIYISVNQYCDKSWNKWCADLKQSYFQNPWSILSLFHAGVFGFAILIVQAVYQIVDFHTKK, encoded by the exons atggCGGAGGCGGAAGAGAATCAGATGCTGCTGCCCATCTATTGCAGATCAACTGATCATAAAGATCAATTACCAATAATGGACAATGCCGTGGTAGTTGAAGTCAAAGACAATCTGAAGAAACTGCTGATGAAATCAGTAGCTGTGGAGAAGTTGGGATCATCAGGAAAAACCATCAAACCTTCGATTTACAAAATACCAAACTTCATTAAAGATGTCCATAAGGAAGCGTACATGCCACACATGGTTTCGTTTGGGCCGTACCATCATGGGGAAAAAAATTTGGCTCCAATGGAACAGGAAAAACTGAAAGTGTTTCGGCATCTCGTAGACGTCAAAGGAGTCGATTACGAGTCGATTGTGAGTGATGTGTCGAACATTTTGGAAGATCTGTATGGAGCATATGATGACCTTGATGAGGATTGGTGGAAGGATAATGCTGGCAGTGCTAAGTTCATGAAGATGATGATTATAGATGGGTGTTTCATGCTGGTTTTCTTATCGAACGATGAAGGTTGCAGGTCGCTAATTACTTTGAAATCAGATATAAAGCGAGACATTTTACTGCTTGAGAATCAGCTGCCTTTCCAGCTTCTTAAGCTGTTGTATGAAATATTACCAATTAGAAAG GATCAAAATACAACTTTGACTTCACTTATAAGCAACTTATTGTTTGTCGAGAAAGATGAGCTAGCGATAGTGGAAAAGAAGCACATTTTACATATGTATAGAGCGTCATTATTGTATCCACCTACTCTAAACTATCCCATTAGGGatgaaataaaggaaaataacAAGGACGACGAATTCGGGCTAAAGTGTCAAATCATTCCACAGGCAACACTGCTTCGCGAAGTCGGaataagatttcaaaaaagcaaaaacaaaagccTTGAAAACGTGAGTTTTGAAAAAGGCGTGTTGACACTACCAAGTCTAATTGTAGATGATAATACCAAAACAAATTTACTAAATGTGATGGCATTTGAGAAACTCCATGACGAAGTTGGAAGTCAAGTGACATCTTTTGTAGTGTTGATGCATAATTTGATCCGCATAGATAAAGATGTCCAGCTATTGTCAAATggtaatattaatataatagcCAATGCTTTTATGAACGATCGAGACGCGGTGAATTTGTTTAGTGCACTTGGGAAAGGAGTGTATATGGAGAccaataatttaacaaaaatatatatttcggTGAATCAATACTGTGATAAATCATGGAATAAATGGTGTGCTGATCTTAAACAGAGTTACTTTCAAAACCCATGGTCTATTCTCTCATTGTTTCATGCCGGTGTTTTTGGTTTCGCTATCCTTATTGTTCAAGCTGTCTACCAAATTGTTGACTTCCACACAAAGAAGTAA
- the LOC101206610 gene encoding UPF0481 protein At3g47200, which produces MEIMKQEEMGGVVNEVNALLSKLEESIGMEEFLSTQHIKPSIYKIPQFIREVNPKAYEPKLVSLGPYHYGKPHLLPMEREKHKAFLHFKARNNLYLESIVDSVCSILEDLLGSYDDNLDDRWKEDVAMFLKLMIVDGCFVLDLISELSSKSLGRCMIWDIKRDMVLLENQLPLQLLKQLHALTTTNENEKENLDLEAMIWSWMGLSGEILSMRSPLHILDIYRSSLLSPTRCKQDETHENTITILEWTLTNEENVEYCQSNIRSATQLRKAGIKFEKSSTNNLMDVSFDFKQRVLRLPSLAIDDILTEPTLINIMAFEKLHVGVERQVTSFVVLMKNLIGMEKDVSLLASKGILSSNVIHDGNGVVQLFNVLAKGQTKYLESHMYELFRMLNCYHDNRWSIWLENLKLKVPQTKNSWQIISIALFTFGFTYPFVQAITDKRHRRKQ; this is translated from the exons ATGGAGATCATGAAGCAAGAAGAAATGGGTGGGGTTGTAAATGAGGTGAATGCACTTTTGAGTAAACTAGAGGAAAGTATTGGAATGGAAGAGTTCTTATCAACACAACACATCAAACCTTCAATCTACAAAATACCACAATTCATTAGAGAAGTTAATCCCAAAGCTTATGAGCCGAAGTTGGTGTCTTTGGGGCCATACCATTATGGGAAACCCCATTTGCTTCCAATGGAAAGGGAGAAACACAAAGCTTTTCTCCATTTTAAAGCTAGAAACAATCTGTATTTAGAATCCATTGTTGATAGCGTTTGCAGCATTTTGGAAGATTTGTTGGGGTCGTACGACGATAATCTTGATGATAGATGGAAGGAAGATGTTGCAATGTTCTTGAAGCTCATGATTGTTGATGGCTGTTTTGTGCTTGATTTAATCAGTGAATTAAGTTCAAAATCGCTTGGTCGTTGTATGATTTGGGATATAAAGAGGGACATGGTGTTGCTTGAAAATCAGTTACCTTTGCAACTTCTTAAACAACTGCATGCCTTAACAACAaccaatgaaaatgaaaaagag AATTTGGATTTAGAAGCAATGATTTGGTCCTGGATGGGGCTTTCAGGGGAAATATTATCAATGAGAAGTCCTTTGCACATTTTGGATATATATAGATCTTCGTTATTGTCTCCTACAAGATGCAAACAGGATGAGACTCATGAGAATACGATCACAATATTGGAATGGACACTAACCAATGAGGAGAACGTAGAGTACTGTCAAAGCAATATTCGATCGGCAACACAACTTCGTAAAGCAGGGATAAAATTCGAGAAAAGCAGTACAAACAACCTAATGGACGTGTCGTTTGACTTCAAACAACGCGTCCTGAGGCTGCCATCTCTAGCAATAGACGACATCCTCACTGAACCGACTTTAATAAACATCATGGCATTTGAGAAGCTCCATGTTGGGGTTGAAAGGCAAGTCACTTCTTTCGTAGTGTTGATGAAAAATCTAATAGGAATGGAGAAAGATGTGTCATTGTTGGCATCTAAAGGAATATTATCTTCTAATGTAATTCATGACGGTAATGGTGTAGTACAATTGTTCAATGTATTGGCCAAAGGACAGACAAAATATTTGGAGAGCCACATGTATGAACTATTCAGGATGTTGAATTGTTATCATGACAATCGATGGAGTATTTGGTTGGAAAATCTCAAACTCAAAGTTCCCCAAACTAAGAATTCCTGGCAAATCATCTCTATTGCTCTCTTCACCTTTGGCTTTACGTACCCATTTGTCCAGGCTATCACTGATAAACGTCATCGTAGAAAGCAGTAG
- the LOC101206372 gene encoding uncharacterized protein LOC101206372 — protein MGLFRTSLANKMWKSMLVETRIQGNRRFSSSTTTPSANNIQNASSPSSSSNGGSGGSEYMKGEYAPIYIVMGMVAVVVSIATHTAKQQLLHSPMVNCSKKKRESIPEVEDPDTVITSADKFINKSFLRKVAHIQSDTKTLSDPVHPDPFTRPRNAETLKTAGIDPTRR, from the exons atgggtTTATTCAGAACCTCTCTCGCA AATAAGATGTGGAAATCAATGCTTGTCGAAACTAGGATCCAAGGGAACCGTCGTTTTTCTTCATCCACTACAACCCCATCTGCCAATAATATTCAGAAtgcttcttctccttcttcttcttccaa TGGCGGTTCCGGTGGGAGTGAGTACATGAAAGGCGAGTACGCCCCAATCTACATTGTGATGGGGATGGTGGCAGTGGTCGTGTCTATCGCAACCCACACGGCGAAGCAACAACTGCTGCATTCGCCGATGGTTAACTGTAGcaagaagaagagggagagCATTCCGGAGGTGGAGGACCCCGACACCGTCATCACTTCAGCTGacaaatttattaacaaatcctttcttaggaagGTTGCTCACATTCAGAGTGACACGAAGACGCTATCCGATCCAGTTCATCCCGACCCATTTACCCG GCCACGTAATGCTGAAACTCTGAAAACTGCTGGAATTGACCCTACCCGCCGTTGA
- the LOC101206136 gene encoding 40S ribosomal protein S27-2: MVLQNDIDLLNPPAELEKRKHKLKRLVQSPNSFFMDVKCQGCFNITTVFSHSQTVVVCGNCQTVLCQPTGGRAKLTEGCSFRRKGD; encoded by the exons ATG GTTCTTCAAAACGACATCGATTTGCTCAACCCCCCCGCCGAGCTTGAGAAGAGAAAGCACAAGCTCAAGCGTCTCGTACAATCGCCCAACTCATTCTTCATG GACGTGAAATGCCAGGGTTGCTTTAACAT AACCACTGTATTCAGTCATTCACAAACAGTTGTGGTATGTGGGAATTGCCAGACGGTCTTGTGCCAGCCAACTGGGGGGCGAGCTAAGCTAACAGAAGGGTGCTCCTTTAGAAGAAAGGGCGATTAA